From Juglans regia cultivar Chandler chromosome 8, Walnut 2.0, whole genome shotgun sequence, the proteins below share one genomic window:
- the LOC109006848 gene encoding translationally-controlled tumor protein homolog, whose protein sequence is MLVYQDLLSGDELLSDSFPYKEIENGMLWEVEGKWVAQGAVDVDIGANPSAEGADEDEGVDDQVVKVVDIVDTFRLQEQPSFDKKQFVTYMKRYIKNLTGKLEPEQQDLFKKHIEAATKFLLSKLSDLQFFVGESMHDDGSLVFAYYKEGATDPTFIYFAYGLKEVKC, encoded by the exons ATGCTAGTTTACCAGGATCTTCTCTcag GCGATGAACTTCTCTCGGACTCGTTCCCTTACAAGGAAATTGAGAATGGGATGCTGTGGGAGGTGGAAGGAAAG TGGGTTGCTCAAGGAGCCGTCGATGTAGACATCGGGGCTAACCCTTCTGCAGAAGGTGCAGATGAGGATGAAGGAGTTGATGACCAAGTTGTGAAGGTTGTTGACATTGTTGATACCTTTAGGCTTCAG GAACAACCTTCCTTTGACAAGAAGCAGTTTGTCACATACATGAAGAGGTACATCAAGAATCTGACAGGCAAATTGGAGCCTGAGCAGCAAGACTTGTTTAAGAAACACATTGAGGCAGCGACCAAGTTCCTCCTTTCAAAGCTCAGTGACCTCCAGTT TTTTGTGGGTGAAAGCATGCATGATGATGGCAGTTTGGTTTTTGCATACTACAAGGAAGGTGCTACTGATCCGACCTTTATCTACTTTGCTTATGGATTGAAGGAAGTTAAGTGTTAA
- the LOC109006849 gene encoding uncharacterized protein LOC109006849 → MGKCSLSMRLTLLSLSLSLSLTLTASFSSSTPFFHKPSSTSLSPSPSSTPKATPSDLLSLLGPKSQSSTIDPLIAQDLKSCLKFLVPFAPPKPKMDSRKCLTMRKDLGSIQFGGRSQREEDELIWWPPEPVLELARLAVDSGGDPAAIHRALDPAIITVPDVERSKECRCELTRTPYGRRFISEDLNSYLEFLFKIIVARGPTIGLDISLDRYDFFHGHLFLAIDTGRLGILFHAKEYPAYDKERFPYNMGYCQIGSNVKYDDSMNLRNILWLAPLPSNLSKAWVAPGVLVVLDAYPEGVIYRDLIPEYVRNARTIYEDDLGDIVVDVNYLNVGDAVPDYQIFIC, encoded by the exons ATGGGCAAATGCTCTCTCTCAATGAGACTGACCCTGCTCTCGCTCTcgctctccctctccctcacccTCACAGCCTCGTTTTCTTCCTCGACGCCATTCTTTCACAAACCATCCTCCACTTCACTTTCACCTTCGCCATCTTCCACACCCAAAGCCACCCCTTCAGACTTGCTTTCTCTGCTCGGGCCCAAGTCCCAGTCTTCCACCATCGATCCCCTCATAGCCCAGGACCTCAAATCTTGCCTTAAATTCCTTGTTCCCTTTGCTCCCCCAAAACCCAAAATGGATTCTAGAAAGTGCTTGACTATGAGAAAAGACTTGGGTTCGATCCAATTTGGTGGAAGGAGTCAAAGAGAGGAAGATGAGCTCATTTGGTGGCCGCCCGAGCCGGTTCTTGAGCTGGCTCGGCTTGCTGTTGATTCCGGTGGTGACCCAGCTGCCATACATCGCGCCCTAGATCCCGCCATCATCACT GTTCCTGATGTTGAAAGATCAAAAGAATGCCGATGTGAGCTGACTAGAACACCGTATGGGAGACGTTTTATAAGCGAG GATTTAAATTCATATTTGGAATTTTTGTTTAAGATCATTGTTGCCCGGGGCCCAACTATAGGGTTGGACATATCCCTTGATCGCTATGATTTCTTTCACGGTCACCTTTTTCTTGCAATAGATACTGGAAGACTTGGTATATT GTTCCATGCTAAAGAATACCCAGCATATGATAAAGAACGTTTTCCATACAATATGGGCTATTGTCAAATAG GGTCTAATGTGAAATATGATGATTCAATGAACTTGCGAAATATTCTCTGGCTGGCTCCATTGCCTAGCAATTTGTCTAAAGCTTGGGTGGCACCAG GAGTCCTGGTGGTGCTGGATGCCTACCCAGAAGGAGTAATATATAGAGACCTCATACCTGAATATGTACGCAATGCAAGGACAATATATGAAG ATGACCTTGGGGATATTGTAGTTGATGTCAACTACTTGAATGTAGGAGATGCGGTGCCagattatcaaatttttatttgttga